In one window of Mytilus trossulus isolate FHL-02 chromosome 7, PNRI_Mtr1.1.1.hap1, whole genome shotgun sequence DNA:
- the LOC134726179 gene encoding uncharacterized protein LOC134726179 yields MSMFGFTDCRRKSEKIKQVQRQNVNCEIPCEFKGQTFDIYNGPTLRGNWTFVNDGETSSYTLLSGADSTTDVLTCFERVERFIIFRVNSEEKFVCYIFDYTPGTSPISFSFGTGASITSSPPVVCNLCNPNGGFDALLAQESGFSPMTIASLPCGAVSSCQSSNPCSASDTIPEGGCPTTTTTTTTETTTATTTKPTKPCHRRRHHHV; encoded by the exons GTCAAAATGTCAATTGTGAGATTCCATGTGAGTTCAAAGGTcaaacatttgatatttataatgggCCCACTTTGCGCGGAAACTGGACGTTTGTGAACGATGGTGAGACAAGTTCGTATACTTTACTCTCTGGAGCAGACTCAACCACAGATGTTCTTACCTGTTTTGAACGTGTGGAACGATTCATCATCTTCAG AGTGAACAGTGAGGAGAAGtttgtatgttatatttttgaCTACACTCCTGGTACGTCACCCATTTCATTCAGCTTTGGAACTGGAG cttCAATTACTTCGAGCCCGCCTGTTGTATGTAATCTTTGTAATCCTAATGGAGGATTCGATGCACTCCTAGCTCAAG AATCTGGATTTTCAC CTATGACCATAGCATCACTTCCATGCGGTGCGGTGTCATCGTGTCAAAGTTCTAATCCATGTAGCGCAAGTGACACTATACCAGAAGGGGGGTGTCCGACAACAAccacaacaacaacaactgaGACAACAACTGCGACAACAACTAAACCTACAAAACCCTGTCATAGAAGGAGACATCATCACGTTTGA